A part of Sulfurifustis variabilis genomic DNA contains:
- the dacB gene encoding D-alanyl-D-alanine carboxypeptidase/D-alanyl-D-alanine-endopeptidase: MPSTRSFPAALLALLIALLVPLVAAAGALPEPVSEALARHRLGSSGLSLYVHAIGESEPILSLSADEPRNPASVIKLLTTLAALEELGPAYRFRTEAYATGKLANGKLDGDLYLKGHGDPYLVIEQFWRLLRGLRQAGIESIGGDVVFDQSHFVAENGDRADFDGQAMRAYNVLPRALLVNFQAVNIRFIPQGARLRVVADPPVPVDNRIRLKPGPCRGGGWTFRVAGNARLRFAGEYPAACGEYEMFRVVTESGPYLHGVFRALWTELGGRLHGGWREAPTPPEARLVHTYYSPPLADIVRLINKYSNNVMTRQLFLALGAERSGAPGTTEKGAAAIHAWLERRGLEAPGLVLDNGAGLSRDVRVSARSLGRVLLAAWDGPYMPEFASALPVAAVDGTLRNRFNGDLAGQAHLKTGSLDGVRSLAGYVRNAAGQRVVVVYLHNDPDLTTRAAEAVQDALLEWIHRRPLRVTAGAERTED; encoded by the coding sequence GTGCCCTCTACCCGCTCCTTTCCAGCCGCGCTGCTGGCCCTCCTGATCGCCCTGCTCGTCCCCCTTGTGGCGGCGGCCGGGGCGCTGCCCGAGCCGGTGTCGGAGGCGCTCGCACGCCACCGTCTCGGATCGTCCGGGCTGAGCCTGTACGTGCACGCGATCGGGGAGAGCGAACCGATCCTCTCCTTGTCCGCCGACGAGCCGCGCAATCCCGCATCGGTCATCAAGCTGCTCACCACGCTCGCCGCCCTGGAGGAGCTGGGGCCGGCCTACCGCTTCCGCACCGAGGCCTACGCGACGGGCAAGCTCGCGAACGGAAAGCTGGACGGCGATCTGTATCTCAAGGGCCACGGCGATCCGTATCTCGTCATCGAACAGTTCTGGCGGCTGCTGCGCGGCTTGCGCCAGGCGGGAATCGAGTCGATCGGCGGAGACGTGGTTTTCGACCAGAGCCATTTCGTCGCCGAGAACGGCGACCGGGCGGATTTCGACGGCCAGGCGATGCGGGCGTACAACGTGCTGCCTCGCGCCCTCCTGGTCAACTTCCAGGCGGTCAACATCCGATTCATTCCGCAGGGTGCGCGGCTGCGGGTTGTCGCCGATCCGCCGGTGCCCGTCGACAACCGTATACGGCTCAAACCAGGGCCGTGCCGGGGAGGCGGCTGGACCTTCCGCGTAGCCGGCAACGCGCGACTTCGGTTTGCCGGCGAGTACCCGGCCGCCTGCGGCGAGTACGAGATGTTTCGGGTGGTGACCGAGTCGGGCCCGTACCTCCACGGCGTGTTCCGGGCGCTCTGGACCGAGCTGGGCGGGCGCCTGCACGGCGGCTGGCGGGAGGCGCCGACACCGCCCGAGGCGCGGCTGGTCCACACCTACTACTCGCCGCCGCTGGCCGACATCGTGCGTCTGATCAACAAGTACAGCAACAACGTGATGACCCGGCAGCTGTTCCTCGCGCTTGGCGCCGAGCGCTCGGGCGCGCCCGGGACGACCGAGAAGGGCGCGGCCGCGATCCACGCATGGCTCGAGCGCCGCGGCCTCGAGGCTCCCGGGCTGGTGCTCGACAACGGCGCGGGCCTGTCGCGGGACGTGCGCGTCTCGGCGCGCAGTCTCGGACGCGTGCTGCTTGCCGCCTGGGACGGTCCCTACATGCCCGAGTTCGCCTCGGCCCTGCCCGTCGCCGCGGTGGACGGCACGCTCAGGAACCGTTTCAACGGCGATCTCGCCGGGCAGGCGCACCTCAAGACGGGCAGCCTCGACGGCGTGCGCTCGCTGGCCGGGTACGTGCGCAACGCCGCTGGCCAGCGCGTCGTTGTCGTGTATCTGCACAACGATCCCGATCTCACCACCCGCGCGGCCGAAGCCGTGCAGGACGCGCTGCTCGAGTGGATCCATCGAAGGCCGCTCCGTGTCACCGCGGGGGCTGAAAGAACCGAGGACTGA
- the otsB gene encoding trehalose-phosphatase: MRILDAGFDLERFFADLARSPHPALLLDYDGTLAPFHVDPARAAPYAGVPALLDRIMTGRTRLILISGRWTRDLIPLLGVSRLPEIWGSHGFERRFADGRYDIARPDTEPLRGLANADTWGDELRRMGARLEQKPASLAVHWRGLPPPQARAIEEKVREKWMSRVRATGLELHPFDGGLELRVPGRDKGYAVRTLLDESPSDVAAAFLGDDLTDEDALRAIRGRGLGVLVRPTWRETVAQVWLQPPEELLAFLERWAQVTARR, from the coding sequence ATGAGGATCCTCGACGCCGGATTCGACCTGGAGCGATTCTTCGCCGACCTCGCCCGCTCTCCCCATCCCGCATTGCTCCTCGACTACGACGGCACGCTCGCGCCGTTTCATGTCGACCCGGCGCGCGCCGCGCCTTACGCGGGCGTTCCGGCGCTGCTCGACCGGATCATGACCGGACGCACGCGGCTGATCCTGATCAGCGGCAGGTGGACTCGCGACCTCATCCCCCTTCTGGGCGTGTCGCGCCTGCCCGAGATCTGGGGTTCCCACGGGTTCGAGCGTCGCTTCGCCGACGGTCGCTACGACATCGCCCGCCCGGACACCGAACCGCTACGCGGGCTGGCCAACGCGGATACCTGGGGCGACGAGCTCCGTCGCATGGGCGCGCGTCTCGAGCAGAAACCGGCCTCGCTCGCAGTACACTGGCGGGGGCTCCCTCCGCCGCAGGCGCGCGCGATCGAAGAGAAAGTGCGCGAGAAATGGATGTCGCGCGTGCGCGCGACCGGCCTCGAACTGCACCCCTTCGACGGCGGACTCGAGCTGCGCGTGCCGGGGCGCGACAAGGGCTACGCCGTGCGCACGCTGCTGGACGAATCGCCGTCCGACGTGGCGGCCGCCTTTCTCGGCGACGACCTGACCGACGAGGACGCGCTGCGGGCGATCCGGGGGCGCGGGCTCGGCGTGCTCGTGCGCCCGACCTGGCGGGAAACGGTCGCTCAGGTGTGGCTCCAGCCGCCTGAGGAGCTGCTGGCGTTTCTCGAGCGCTGGGCACAGGTCACCGCGCGCCGTTAG
- a CDS encoding alpha,alpha-trehalose-phosphate synthase (UDP-forming) has translation MPLPARKERLVVVSNRLPFILAKGEDGEWRITPGAGGLVTALLPVLRDRGGVWIGWPGAHANVEEVRHAFTSSEAGYTLVPVVLTPEEVHKFYQGFSNEIIWPLFHDLQSHCNFDPSYWRVYQEVNRKFARAVLDESQPGDFIWVHDYQLINVAAELRGRGVSSRIGFFLHTPFPSLDIYLKLPWRFQLLRALLEYDVIGFQTLRDRRNFIQCVRALVKDAGIHGKGQVMLARMNGREVRLGVFPISIDYDAYAREAGSPAIAEKGAQLRQLLPNRQLILGVDRLDYTKAIPDRLEAFGAALARYPELHQRVTLIQVVVPSREDIPRYHELRTRIEQIVGRINGRFTQPGGWVPIHYVFQNLSRKELIAYYRAAQIALVTPLKDGMNLVAKEYCACSTDEDSVLILSEFAGAAAQLQHWALLVNPYDIEGTAEAIVAAFRMPLDERRWRMRRMRRSIRTYDVFWWVDAFLRAAIEKDLSAFPLMEDYLPRANHEVGLR, from the coding sequence ATGCCGCTCCCAGCACGCAAAGAACGCCTGGTCGTCGTCTCCAACCGTTTGCCATTCATTCTCGCGAAGGGCGAGGACGGAGAGTGGCGGATCACGCCGGGCGCGGGCGGGCTCGTCACCGCGCTGCTCCCGGTGCTGCGCGATCGCGGCGGTGTCTGGATCGGCTGGCCCGGCGCGCACGCGAACGTGGAAGAGGTCCGCCACGCCTTCACGTCTTCGGAGGCAGGTTACACGCTCGTCCCCGTCGTGCTGACCCCCGAGGAAGTCCACAAGTTCTATCAGGGCTTTTCGAACGAGATCATCTGGCCGCTGTTTCACGACTTGCAGTCGCACTGCAACTTCGACCCCTCTTACTGGCGCGTCTACCAGGAGGTCAACCGCAAGTTCGCGCGGGCCGTGCTCGACGAAAGCCAGCCGGGGGACTTCATCTGGGTGCACGATTACCAGCTCATCAACGTGGCCGCCGAGCTGCGCGGCCGCGGTGTCAGCTCGCGCATCGGTTTCTTCCTGCACACGCCTTTCCCTTCGCTCGACATCTATCTGAAGCTGCCCTGGCGCTTCCAGCTCCTGCGGGCGCTCCTCGAGTACGACGTCATCGGCTTCCAGACCCTGCGCGACCGCCGCAACTTCATCCAGTGCGTCCGCGCCCTGGTGAAGGACGCGGGCATCCACGGCAAGGGCCAGGTGATGCTGGCGCGGATGAACGGGCGCGAGGTGCGCCTCGGCGTCTTCCCGATCAGCATCGACTACGACGCCTACGCGCGGGAGGCGGGGAGCCCGGCCATCGCCGAGAAGGGCGCGCAGCTCCGGCAGCTTCTGCCGAACCGGCAGCTCATCCTCGGCGTCGACCGGCTCGACTACACCAAGGCGATTCCCGACCGGCTCGAGGCCTTCGGCGCGGCCCTCGCCCGCTATCCCGAGCTGCATCAGCGGGTGACCCTGATCCAGGTGGTGGTCCCCAGCCGCGAGGACATCCCCCGCTACCACGAGCTGCGAACGCGGATCGAGCAAATCGTGGGACGCATCAACGGCCGGTTCACGCAGCCGGGCGGCTGGGTGCCCATCCACTACGTGTTCCAGAACCTCTCCCGCAAGGAGCTCATTGCGTACTACCGGGCGGCGCAAATCGCCCTGGTGACGCCGCTCAAGGACGGCATGAACCTCGTGGCCAAGGAGTACTGCGCCTGCTCGACCGACGAAGACTCGGTCCTCATCCTGAGCGAGTTCGCCGGCGCCGCGGCGCAGCTTCAGCACTGGGCGCTGCTGGTCAATCCCTACGACATCGAAGGCACGGCCGAAGCGATCGTGGCCGCCTTCCGCATGCCGCTCGACGAGCGCCGGTGGCGCATGCGCCGGATGCGACGCTCGATCCGCACCTACGACGTCTTCTGGTGGGTGGACGCCTTCCTGCGCGCGGCGATCGAGAAAGATCTGAGCGCCTTCCCGCTCATGGAAGACTACCTGCCTCGCGCCAACCACGAAGTGGGTCTGCGGTGA
- a CDS encoding ATP-dependent helicase — translation MSDLSPSQKAAIQYVNGPLLVLAGAGSGKTSLLVHKAAWLIREYGVPPDEIGLLASCARAARFMRTQLADLIHGRPAQEIFISTFPAFGLRLVQASLEEFGLRPGFSVYTPEESRALLARLMPEEGQDTAHLTREIEAHIARFKRDAYLPPVPPSAHDARDRAARLYAQYEERLQAANALDLGDLALRPLQLLGRRPGVGRLWRGRLRYLLVDEYEETTTAQHLLTRRLIDEGVLLTAAGDDDQCVGSARGARPENLLRLREEVPALRHIRLEQNFRSTGRVLKAAHSVIAHNGAPLCEKPLWSDRSYGEPLRVYRAPSEEHEAERLVAALLAHKSANGTEFRHYAILLCHPCQSGPIERALRQRRIPYYMQDAPALFDQVEVRDVLAGLRLLCNPADDEAFVRVINTPRREVDRATLDELERHARATGTNLLRAARDRGLASRLAPEHLSALTAFVTWIAGLIERVTVDDPIALVRDLLNGQRYEEWLQDTCNDRKIAEGRMENVLALIGILQRFIRRRPAARLPEIYEKLRHDAVLGLESEEPPGDAVSLMTLAEAKGTEFRHVIIPGMEEGLLPGSDEESMIQADRRLLYVGMTRARDTLSFTLAERRRRGGEVAARRPSRFLAELPQSEIEWVTGESGPGAEASLGRGGGLPATLHPFRRDS, via the coding sequence TTGTCAGACCTGAGTCCCTCACAGAAGGCCGCAATACAGTACGTCAATGGTCCGCTCCTGGTGCTCGCCGGGGCCGGCAGCGGGAAAACCTCCCTCCTCGTTCACAAGGCCGCCTGGCTGATTCGGGAATACGGGGTTCCGCCCGACGAAATCGGGCTGCTCGCCTCCTGCGCGCGCGCCGCCCGTTTCATGCGCACGCAGCTCGCCGACCTGATTCACGGCCGCCCCGCCCAGGAAATCTTCATCTCCACCTTTCCGGCCTTCGGACTCCGGCTCGTGCAGGCCAGTCTGGAGGAATTCGGGCTGCGGCCCGGCTTCTCCGTTTACACGCCCGAGGAGAGCCGTGCTCTGCTGGCGCGCCTGATGCCCGAGGAGGGCCAAGATACGGCGCATCTCACGCGCGAGATCGAAGCGCATATCGCCCGCTTCAAGCGCGATGCGTATCTCCCGCCCGTGCCCCCGAGCGCCCACGATGCCCGGGACCGGGCAGCGCGGCTCTATGCGCAGTACGAGGAACGCCTTCAGGCCGCCAATGCCCTCGATCTCGGCGACCTGGCCCTGCGGCCGCTGCAGCTGCTCGGCCGACGACCGGGCGTCGGTCGGCTCTGGCGCGGCCGGCTGCGCTATCTGCTCGTCGACGAATACGAGGAAACGACCACCGCGCAGCACCTGCTGACGCGTCGCCTCATCGATGAGGGGGTGCTCCTCACCGCGGCGGGCGACGACGACCAGTGCGTCGGCTCGGCGCGCGGCGCCCGTCCCGAGAACCTCCTCAGGCTGCGCGAGGAGGTTCCCGCGCTCCGCCATATCCGGCTGGAACAGAACTTCCGCTCGACGGGCCGGGTACTGAAGGCCGCCCACAGCGTGATTGCGCACAACGGCGCACCCCTCTGCGAGAAACCGCTGTGGTCCGACCGGAGCTACGGCGAGCCGCTCCGCGTATACCGTGCGCCGAGCGAGGAGCACGAGGCCGAGCGCCTGGTCGCCGCCCTGCTCGCGCACAAGTCCGCGAACGGGACGGAGTTCAGGCACTACGCGATCCTTCTCTGCCACCCCTGCCAGTCCGGCCCGATCGAGCGGGCGCTTCGCCAGCGCCGCATACCATACTATATGCAGGACGCGCCGGCCTTGTTCGACCAGGTGGAAGTCCGCGACGTCCTGGCCGGTCTGCGCCTGCTCTGCAATCCGGCCGACGACGAGGCCTTCGTGCGCGTCATCAACACCCCGCGGCGCGAAGTCGACCGTGCCACCCTCGACGAGCTCGAGCGACACGCGCGCGCGACGGGCACGAACCTGCTGCGCGCGGCGCGCGATCGCGGGCTGGCTTCCCGCCTCGCGCCCGAGCACCTCTCCGCGCTGACGGCCTTCGTCACCTGGATCGCGGGACTGATCGAGCGCGTCACCGTCGACGATCCGATCGCGCTGGTCCGCGATCTGCTGAACGGACAGCGTTACGAGGAGTGGCTGCAGGATACGTGCAACGATCGGAAGATCGCCGAGGGACGCATGGAGAATGTGCTCGCGCTGATCGGCATCCTGCAGCGATTCATCCGGCGCCGGCCCGCTGCCCGTCTGCCCGAGATTTACGAGAAGCTGCGCCACGACGCGGTGCTCGGCCTGGAATCCGAAGAGCCGCCGGGAGACGCCGTCTCCCTCATGACGCTCGCCGAGGCGAAGGGCACCGAGTTCCGCCACGTCATCATTCCCGGCATGGAGGAAGGTCTCCTGCCGGGCAGCGATGAAGAGTCGATGATCCAGGCGGATCGCCGCCTGCTGTACGTCGGCATGACCCGCGCCCGCGACACGCTGAGCTTCACGCTGGCCGAGCGCCGGCGACGGGGCGGCGAAGTGGCGGCCAGGCGCCCCAGCCGGTTTCTCGCCGAGCTCCCTCAGAGCGAGATCGAGTGGGTGACGGGCGAAAGCGGCCCGGGAGCCGAGGCGAGCCTCGGTCGTGGCGGCGGATTGCCGGCGACCCTGCATCCCTTCCGGAGGGACAGCTGA
- the xerD gene encoding site-specific tyrosine recombinase XerD, translating into MSEDDNALIDRFCDALWIEEGLSNQTLAAYRSDLAGAGRFLAARGASLATATREDLRAYLAHRQAAHAKPRTAARLLSSLRRLYRWLLRDGRLQVDPTALLDSPKLPRSLPKSLSEEQVERLLGSPDTGTANGLRDRAMLEVLYATGLRVSELVGLALSQVSLNQGLVRVIGKGDKERLVPLGEEAVAWLYRYLGEARGRLAKRRQTDAVFVTARGGPMTRQAFWHNLRRHARRAAIEVPLSPHTLRHAFATHLLNHGADLRVVQMLLGHADLSTTQIYTQVARARLKELHARHHPRG; encoded by the coding sequence ATGAGCGAAGACGATAACGCGCTGATCGACCGCTTCTGCGACGCCCTCTGGATCGAGGAGGGGCTGAGCAACCAGACGCTCGCCGCCTACCGCAGCGACCTCGCCGGGGCCGGCCGGTTTCTGGCAGCGCGGGGTGCGAGTCTGGCCACGGCCACCCGGGAAGACCTGCGTGCCTATCTGGCCCACCGCCAGGCCGCCCACGCGAAACCCCGCACCGCGGCGCGCCTGCTCTCGTCCCTGCGGCGCCTGTACCGCTGGCTGCTGCGCGACGGACGACTGCAGGTCGATCCCACCGCGCTCCTCGACTCCCCGAAGCTGCCGCGCTCGCTGCCGAAGTCGCTGAGCGAGGAGCAGGTCGAGCGGTTGCTCGGGTCGCCGGACACGGGCACGGCCAACGGCCTGCGGGACCGCGCGATGCTCGAGGTGCTGTACGCGACCGGGCTGCGTGTCTCCGAGCTGGTCGGTCTCGCGCTATCGCAGGTGAGCCTCAATCAGGGGCTCGTGCGCGTCATCGGCAAGGGCGACAAGGAGCGCCTGGTGCCGCTCGGAGAGGAGGCGGTCGCCTGGCTGTACCGGTACCTGGGCGAGGCGCGCGGGCGGCTGGCGAAGCGGCGTCAGACCGACGCGGTGTTCGTTACGGCGCGTGGCGGGCCGATGACCCGCCAGGCCTTCTGGCACAACCTCCGGCGCCATGCCCGGCGGGCCGCAATCGAGGTGCCGCTCTCACCGCACACACTGCGGCATGCCTTTGCGACCCATCTGTTGAACCACGGCGCCGATCTGCGCGTCGTACAGATGCTGCTCGGGCACGCCGACCTGTCGACGACGCAGATCTACACGCAGGTCGCTCGCGCGCGGCTCAAGGAGTTGCACGCACGTCATCATCCGCGAGGGTGA
- a CDS encoding methylated-DNA--[protein]-cysteine S-methyltransferase — MAHREGYDAVVPAPFGRVGVRLREGRVVDIGFLPARARLRRSRDPVVRAVCAELGRYFADPTHTPKVPLALDGTPFQRRVWGLLRRIPSGRTASYGELARRLRSSPRAVGGACRANPVPIVVPCHRVVSEAGLGGFMGRRSGPAMRIKECLLAHERRR; from the coding sequence ATGGCTCACCGGGAAGGCTACGACGCCGTAGTACCGGCGCCCTTCGGGCGCGTCGGCGTACGCCTCCGCGAGGGGCGCGTCGTCGACATCGGTTTCCTCCCCGCGCGCGCACGCCTGCGGAGGTCTCGCGATCCCGTGGTGCGCGCCGTCTGCGCGGAGCTCGGACGCTACTTCGCCGATCCGACCCACACGCCAAAGGTACCGCTCGCGCTGGACGGCACGCCGTTCCAGCGGCGTGTCTGGGGCCTGCTGCGGCGGATTCCGAGCGGCCGGACCGCGAGCTACGGCGAGCTCGCGCGCCGCCTCCGAAGCTCGCCGCGCGCCGTGGGCGGCGCCTGCCGTGCGAACCCGGTGCCCATCGTCGTGCCGTGCCATCGGGTGGTCAGCGAGGCGGGGCTGGGCGGCTTCATGGGCCGTCGCTCCGGCCCGGCGATGCGGATCAAGGAGTGCCTGCTCGCGCATGAGCGAAGACGATAA